From the Primulina tabacum isolate GXHZ01 chromosome 15, ASM2559414v2, whole genome shotgun sequence genome, one window contains:
- the LOC142525784 gene encoding uncharacterized protein LOC142525784: MAPKPDIGWEFGDMVGDNRKTVKCKFCEKVVTGGVTRLKEHIAHVTGNVETCYNAPKEISLMLRKHLQDSKAKRNLLKKKKEKVLESIQQSIHGLESDSSSEDASEDIETRELRKVMKENRKTSVFEEEMRNRHGLGFPGASSSFGLNPGLKRDMPRSFSVKDGSQLPSKGIDSFMFPSKRKSIKNWFAVEKVKEVGKAVSKWFIYNAIPFNAADSGPYYQSMINTIAEAGTGIKGPSGRQIGGVYLQDEVDEINNYLNTLKSKWPKYGCTVMCDGWSTRNKHPIINFMIYCDRNMIFHSSVDCSNKTKTADFILSLLNKVIDEIGEENVVQVVTDSEGANKAAGAKLMMERPHLFWSPCAAHCLDLILEDGGKMEKVKKCIEKAKQITSFIYNSDKLVNLMKTFTNDRELLRPGITRFATEFIYIESLVRHTSDLKRLCTSAEWEEINNTSRRRKIAEKTVNIIMDARFWKRARDVCAAMEPLVKVLKLVDQDKKPTMSIIYEAMDRAKLAIKENTKD; encoded by the exons ATGGCTCCAAAACCCGATATTGGTTGGGAGTTCGGTGATATGGTAGGTGATAATCGAAAGACGGTAAAATGCAAATTTTGTGAAAAAGTTGTAACCGGAGGAGTTACGAGATTAAAAGAGCATATTGCACACGTTACTGGAAATGTCGAAACATGTTATAATGCTCCCAAGGAAATATCTTTGATGTTACGAAAACATCTCCAAGATTCGAAGGCAAAACGAAAtttattgaaaaagaaaaaagaaaaagtatTAGAATCAATACAACAAAGTATACATGGATTGGAAAGTGATAGTAGCAGTGAAGATGCTTCAGAAGATATTGAAACTCGAGAATTGCGAAAAGTCATGAAGGAAAACCGTAAAACAAGCGTTTTTGAGGAGGAAATGCGTAACCGACACGGTCTAG GATTTCCTGGTGCTAGTTCATCTTTTGGCCTAAATCCTGGTTTAAAAAGAGATATGCCTCGCAGCTTTAGTGTAAAAGATGGATCTCAATTACCATCAAAAGGGATTGACTCATTTATGTTTCCCTCAAAACGTAAGAGTATAAAAAATTGGTTTGCTGTTGAAAAAGTCAAAGAAGTTGGGAAAGCTGTTTCAAAATGGTTTATATACAATGCTATTCCATTCAATGCAGCAGATAGTGGACCATATTATCAATCCATGATTAATACCATTGCAGAGGCTGGAACTGGAATAAAAGGTCCCTCAGGACGCCAAATTGGTGGGGTTTATTTACAAGATGAGGTGGATGAGATAAATAATTATCTGAATACATTAAAATCTAAATGGCCCAAGTACGGGTGTACAGTTATGTGTGATGGTTGGAGCACGCGCAACAAGCATCCGATCatcaattttatgatttattgtgATCGTAATATGATATTTCATAGTTCAGTTGATTGCTCCAACAAAACAAAGACAGCTGATTTCATTTTATCTCTATTGAATAAAGTGATTGACGAGATTGGAGAAGAAAATGTTGTGCAAGTTGTTACTGATAGTGAAGGTGCAAATAAGGCTGCAGGTGCAAAATTGATGATGGAAAGACCACATTTGTTTTGGTCTCCTTGTGCAGCACATTGTCTTGACCTCATTTTGGAAGATGGTGGTAAGATGGAAAAGGTAAAAAAGTGTATTGAAAAAGCCAAACAAATCACAAGTTTCATATACAACAGTGATAAACTTGTGAATTTGATGAAAACATTTACCAATGACCGTGAATTGCTAAGACCAGGAATAACCCGCTTTGCTACAGAATTCATTTATATTGAAAGTCTTGTTCGGCATACTTCAGATTTGAAGAGATTGTGCACTTCTGCGGAGTGGGAAGAAATCAATAATACCAGCAGAAGAAGAAAAATAGCCGAAAAAACTGTTAATATTATCATGGATGCAAGATTTTGGAAGAGAGCTCGTGATGTTTGTGCTGCAATGGAACCACTTGTAAAAGTTTTGAAACTTGTTGATCAAGACAAAAAGCCAACAATGTCAATTATCTATGAAGCAATGGATCGGGCAAAATTGGCAATAAAAGAAAATACTAAAGATTGA
- the LOC142525783 gene encoding uncharacterized protein LOC142525783, translated as MSSIIVGTINYTNICMLQYSGTCVYTDEVKRGLKVVIKRLEPDLSAQASAMSEIKLFTDQTGEFGSPLAKMAVKKSLPGIMNLPVLQDDDLAWLDEGIQELHSDVHNTTTNGQSRAKKNKNVQKSTKSKEIRILSRDDGEDSEDSDDSDDGNDQQGLGKHHRSQDTTHDQSRHDDHHIEGMTWAEGDENYYATQDTDHGYRPGIEEQRRFLASLSEFSSASDKEHSAGSSRPYMGVEEHIRCLGLGENRKIQMRDNYGSMSYNLDSQHVGYDPIGNQSSGYGYYGNYSARHDSFDTSASDTSGIRHRGFDYGSSHYIGDRYNESESYFHGARNRFPNHSSSIRSGFGRRGPEYGSSSTAASSSGYRGFGYYSRRDETLLQSHSSHSNDHSCTQSNQYPYGQLGDNLYRYPHVRNQFDQLDTQGENIDDLAPPRHSSCFTNECLENPLGPQYGGGIVTNPEINRGLEGWTRFGESKIEHQESKDGNKYIVASNRSQPFHSFSQIFHLEKDKLYTFSAWLQVSHGEAHIAAMFKTDDSYETAGWVIARKGCWSMLKGGLLVNASGPAELYFQSDNAEVDILADSISLQPFTHEEWKSHQDQSVEKMRKKSVKFQVLDQHGQPVSNATVFIKQNGSRFPVGCAINQNILQYPAYQNWFTERFKYSVFENEMKWYSTERSRGVEDYSIADSMLRFTQSHGVTVRGHNVFWDNPSYQPGWVGGLSPNDFRAASDRRIKSVVGRYRGQLIHWDVVNENLHYSFFESKLGGSASTNFYQQANLIDSRATPFLNEYNTIEESRDLSSSPPKYLQKISELRRQGYNGPLGIGLQGHFGNANLPYLRSSLDQLASARLPIWITELDVKSGPNQASCLDQVLREIHAHASVQGIMIWSAWSPGGCYAMCLTDNSFKNLPTGDVVDRFLQTLTLADGVQETTDANGVFETSLFHGEYEAEISHPRGVKSHKFSVVPNAERKEEEGGLVYKIRV; from the exons ATGTCATCGATAATCGTTGGTACAATCAATTACACCAACATTTGCATGCTGCAG TATTCTGGAACTTGTGTTTATACTGATGAGGTCAAACGAGGATTAAAGGTTGTAATAAAGAGACTTGAACCAGACTTAAGTGCGCAAGCTTCGGCGATGAGTGAg ATTAAATTATTCACTGATCAGACAGGTGAATTTGGATCACCACTCGCAAAAATGGCTGTGAAAAAATCTCTCCCAG GGATAATGAACCTGCCGGTGTTACAAGATGACGATTTGGCATGGCTAGATGAAGGAATTCAAGAATTACATTCCGATGTACACAACACAACTACTAACGGTCAGAGTCGTgcaaaaaagaataaaaatgtTCAGAAGTCAAcaaaatcaaaagaaataagAATTCTATCTAGAGATGATGGAGAAGATAGTGAAGATAGTGATGATTCAGATGATGGAAATGATCAACAAGGACTTGGAAAGCATCATAGATCACAAGATACAACACATGATCAAAGTCGTCACGATGACCATCATATCGAAGGTATGACATGGGCAGAAGGTGATGAAAATTATTATGCAACACAAGATACTGATCATGGTTATCGCCCTGGGATTGAGGAACAACGTCGCTTCTTGGCAAGTTTGTCAGAATTCTCTAGTGCTAGTGATAAAGAACATTCAGCTGGATCTTCTCGACCATATATGGGTGTCGAAGAACATATAAGATGCCTCGGATTGGGGGAAAACCGGAAAATTCAAATGAGAGATAATTATGGATCGATGAGTTATAATTTGGACTCTCAACATGTTGGGTATGATCCGATTGGAAATCAATCATCTGGATATGGATATTATGGTAATTATAGTGCTAGACATGATTCTTTTGATACATCAGCATCCGATACAAGTGGAATTAGACATCGTGGATTTGATTATGGATCGTCTCATTATATCGGTGATAGATACAATGAATCTGAGAGTTATTTTCATGGTGCTCGCAATAGATTTCCTAATCATTCATCATCTATAAGGAGCGGTTTTGGACGTCGTGGTCCTGAGTATGGATCTTCGAGTACGGCTGCTAGTTCTAGTGGATATCGTGGATTCGGGTATTACAGTCGACGTGACGAAACACTTTTACAGagtcattcatctcattccaatGACCACTCATGCACCCAGTCAAATCAATATCCCTATGGACAACTTGGTGATAATTTATATCGATATCCACATGTTAGAAATCAATTTGATCAACTGGATACTCAGGGAGAAAATATTGATGATTTAGCTCCTCCCCGTCACTCCTCATG CTTCACGAATGAG tGTTTGGAAAATCCTCTTGGACCTCAATATGGTGGAGGGATAGTGACGAATCCCGAGATAAATCGAGGATTGGAGGGGTGGACACGATTTGGAGAGTCGAAAATTGAGCACCAAGAATCCAAAGATGGCAACAAATACATCGTTGCGTCGAATAGAAGTCAGCCATTTCATAGCTTCTCGCAgatatttcatttagaaaaaGACAAACTTTACACATTTTCAG CATGGCTGCAAGTAAGCCATGGAGAAGCGCACATAGCCGCCATGTTCAAAACAGATGATAGCTATGAGACTGCTGGTTGGGTTATTGCACGCAAGGGGTGTTGGTCCATGCTCAAGGGTGGTTTGCTCGTCAATGCTTCCGGCCCTGCCGAGCTCTACTTTCAG AGCGATAATGCGGAAGTAGATATATTGGCAGATAGTATCTCGCTCCAGCCATTTACGCATGAAGAATGGAAATCTCACCAAGATCAAAGCGTCGAGAAG ATGCGCAAGAAATCGGTGAAATTccaagttttggatcaacatggcCAACCCGTTTCAAATGCCACAGTTTTCATCAAACAGAACGGATCGAGATTCCCAGTGGGGTGCGCCATAAACCAAAACATTCTCCAATACCCCGCGTACCAAAACTGGTTCACGGAGAGATTCAAATACAGCGTGTTCGAAAACGAGATGAAATGGTACTCAACCGAGCGATCCCGCGGAGTCGAAGACTATTCGATCGCAGATTCCATGCTTCGATTCACCCAATCCCACGGAGTCACGGTTCGTGGACACAACGTCTTCTGGGACAACCCATCTTACCAGCCTGGGTGGGTCGGAGGACTTTCGCCCAATGACTTTCGGGCAGCTTCGGACAGGAGGATAAAGTCCGTGGTGGGAAGGTATAGGGGGCAACTTATTCATTGGGACGTTGTGAACGAGAACTTGCACTATTCGTTCTTTGAGAGTAAGCTTGGCGGAAGTGCATCAACCAACTTTTACCAGCAGGCGAACCTTATTGACTCGAGGGCCACGCCATTCTTGAACGAGTACAACACGATTGAGGAGAGTCGAGATCTATCGTCCTCGCCGCCAAAGTATCTGCAGAAGATCTCGGAGTTGCGGCGGCAGGGGTATAATGGCCCTTTAGGGATCGGGCTTCAGGGCCATTTCGGGAATGCCAATTTGCCTTATTTGAGGTCTTCGCTCGATCAGCTCGCTTCCGCTAGATTGCCCATCTGGATCACTGAATTGGACGTCAAGTCAGGGCCGAACCAG GCAAGTTGCTTGGATCAAGTTCTAAGGGAAATTCACGCGCATGCCTCAGTACAAGGCATAATGATTTGGTCAGCATGGAGTCCTGGCGGATGCTACGCCATGTGTTTAACAGACAACAGCTTCAAGAATTTACCCACCGGCGATGTCGTCGACAGGTTCTTGCAGACATTGACTCTAGCAGACGGTGTTCAAGAAACCACGGACGCTAATGGCGTGTTTGAAACATCGTTGTTCCACGGCGAATATGAAGCGGAAATCAGCCATCCCCGGGGAGTAAAAAGCCACAAGTTCAGTGTGGTGCCAAACGCGGAACGGAAAGAAGAGGAAGGTGGATTGGTGTATAAGATTAGAGTGTGA